Proteins encoded in a region of the Amphiprion ocellaris isolate individual 3 ecotype Okinawa chromosome 21, ASM2253959v1, whole genome shotgun sequence genome:
- the LOC111565681 gene encoding protein FAM180A, protein MKLLCVRCGSEASSFMTAIASPERQREECVRINTMQWWALLVVVYLSVNRAAAQHHRKALYPSAFRIKRGTYSLINPTFQHSAEDVNLLFEILLAGMQIQGEEHTLLIPDEELASLRSVEKLEVICEDVLPKKLSDIRRLTAELVQRRQPLSWQDFERTVLTLVYTTQTLARITNQHQREAWTDSLIQLFRALRKDLRPS, encoded by the exons ATGAAACTATTGTGTGTGAGATGTGGTTCTGAGGCTTCATCATTTATGACTGCGATTGCTTCCCCTGAGAGACAGCGAGAAGAGTGTGTGAGAATCAACACGATGCAGTGGTGGGCTTTACTCGTTGTTGTTTATCTGTCCGTGAACCGGGCAGCAGCTCAGCACCACAGGAAAG CTCTGTATCCATCGGCGTTTAGGATAAAGCGTGGGACATACTCGCTGATCAACCCCACGTTCCAGCACTCAGCGGAGGACGTCAATCTGCTTTTTGAG ATTCTCCTGGCTGGAATGCAGATCCAAGGTGAGGAGCACACCCTCCTGATCCCAGATGAGGAACTGGCCTCCCTGAGAAGTGTGGAGAAGCTGGAGGTCATTTGCGAGGACGTCCTGCCCAAGAAGCTCTCCGACATCCGCCGTCTGACAGCCGAACTCGTCCAGCGGCGGCAGCCTCTGAGCTGGCAGGACTTTGAGAGGACAGTGCTGACTCTAGTGTACACCACTCAGACGCTGGCTCGAATCACCAACCAGCACCAGAGAGAGGCGTGGACGGACAGCCTGATCCAGCTGTTCCGAGCTCTTCGAAAAGACCTCAGACCCTCTTGA